A window of uncultured Gellertiella sp. genomic DNA:
GTCCAAGCCCCATCTCCTGATTGTCGAGGCCCGTTTTTACGACGATATGGCCGATGCCCTGCTTGATGGCGCGAAGTTCGCGCTGGAAGCGGCGGGCGCGAGCTATGATATCGTCACCGTTCCCGGTGCCCTCGAAATTCCGCCGGCGATTTCCATGGCGCTGGACGGCGCGGAAAATGGCGGTGTCAACTATGACGGCTTCGTGGCGCTTGGCATGGTGATCCGCGGCGAGACCTATCATTTCGATATCGTGTCCAACGAATCGTCGCGCGCCCTGATGGATCTCGCGGTCAGCGAAGGTCTTGCCATCGGCAACGGCATCATGACCGTCGAAAACGAGGCGCAGGCCTGGGCCCGGGTTCGCCGCTCCGAAAAGGACAAGGGTGGCTTTGCCGCCCGCGCCGCGCTGACCATGATCGCACTCAAAGAAAAATTCGGGGCCTGATCATGAGCAATCCCGAAGACACCAATGGCACCGACGCCGCTCCGGTCGTCAAGACCGCCAACCAGCGTGGCGCCGCCCGTCTCGCCGCCGTTCAGGCCCTCTACCAGATGGATATCGGCGGTGCCGGCGTGCTGGAAGTGGTGGC
This region includes:
- the ribH gene encoding 6,7-dimethyl-8-ribityllumazine synthase; the encoded protein is MSDPSKPHLLIVEARFYDDMADALLDGAKFALEAAGASYDIVTVPGALEIPPAISMALDGAENGGVNYDGFVALGMVIRGETYHFDIVSNESSRALMDLAVSEGLAIGNGIMTVENEAQAWARVRRSEKDKGGFAARAALTMIALKEKFGA